One Amorphoplanes digitatis genomic window carries:
- a CDS encoding FmdB family zinc ribbon protein, which produces MPRYDYRCRACGDTFEMNRPMAESGAPATCPQGHAETVKLLTTVAVTGRGGAVPSAPATGGGGGCCGGGCGC; this is translated from the coding sequence ATGCCGCGTTATGACTACCGCTGCCGCGCCTGCGGCGACACCTTCGAGATGAACCGCCCGATGGCCGAGTCCGGCGCACCGGCCACCTGCCCGCAGGGGCATGCCGAAACGGTCAAGCTACTGACGACTGTCGCGGTGACCGGCCGCGGCGGCGCCGTGCCGTCGGCCCCGGCCACCGGCGGCGGCGGTGGCTGTTGCGGCGGCGGCTGCGGCTGCTGA
- a CDS encoding adenylate/guanylate cyclase domain-containing protein produces MSGRTELPSGLVTFMFTDIEGSTRLARMLGDGYGSVLNAHRDLVRAALSNYAGVELFTEGDSFFVAFRDAGAAVAACVAAQRALAAYPWPSADAEPRVRMGLHTGWATPIGDEYASAEVHRAARVASAAHGGQVLCSEATASAVSGGSPDPGPGDDVLAGAAPVTGRVAVRQAAATRATASGCALATREFRAAAVGRVAIGRASTTRDPRAATAAAPAHGHGTGEGAALDWAGRGAAARVARIVTARRTETIDLLDLGPFRLRGFDDAERLFQLAAAGLERSFPRPRTPCAPAHNLPAPVTPFVGRRPELAELRDLVGRHRLVTVAGAGGAGKTRLAHVVAEELLTAYPDGVWVVDLAGEGHEAALAAAMGVRPEPARPVLDTIIERCGAGRTLVVLETCEARRPAAMELVQRLLAGCPRLDVLATSRVPLGVPGELVWRIPPLTPADAFTLLTDRTDAARGGRPGQQDEAADLARIASKLDGAPLAIELAADRLRLLSPAQLAARLDDPIAALDAGRLGTGRHASLTGNLDWSYRGLSDAAAGLLRRLAVFAGPVELGTVEWSGEDAFGALSELADRSLVEVVAGPRYRMSEQVRAYATRRLVAAGEEHAARDRHAAWSLHTLESVATDTDGQPRTVSLTELAPYVGEWQAALRWSATGGSVRAGLRLAGALDPWWREHGGARAGRDLLFRLYGRADGEQVAPAELASAYLVHAGLADDPEERVRFLNRAEKLAREADQPALLLRALAGHRISLVGAGRLAEAERVCREVIAAAERTGVPGVALPSVVALAELLWRRDAVDEAAELLGGARQLEAGRPQDRGSRTVDWLLGMVALRRGDLVAAHDHLVVALRSRLRHGFRGAAADAVAAIAVRCAVGGDPTTATVLFGGAESVRGARRATQFGAFWSAQQAVLRRVLGDTAFDVAYADGAANGFGRAVAMALAVEHPDLEYGSTRFAHAPG; encoded by the coding sequence GTGTCGGGACGGACCGAGCTGCCGAGTGGGCTGGTGACCTTCATGTTTACGGACATCGAGGGCTCCACGCGGCTCGCCCGGATGCTGGGCGACGGCTATGGCAGCGTGCTCAACGCGCATCGAGACCTGGTGCGCGCAGCGCTGAGCAATTACGCCGGCGTCGAGCTTTTCACTGAGGGTGATTCCTTCTTCGTTGCTTTTCGCGACGCGGGGGCCGCCGTCGCGGCGTGCGTCGCTGCGCAGCGTGCACTGGCCGCGTACCCGTGGCCGAGCGCGGACGCGGAACCCCGCGTCCGCATGGGTCTGCACACCGGCTGGGCCACGCCGATCGGCGACGAGTACGCGAGCGCGGAGGTCCACCGCGCGGCCCGGGTGGCCTCCGCGGCCCACGGTGGCCAGGTCCTCTGCTCGGAGGCGACGGCCTCCGCCGTCTCCGGCGGCTCACCGGATCCGGGCCCGGGCGACGACGTCCTGGCGGGCGCCGCGCCCGTGACCGGCCGCGTGGCCGTCCGGCAGGCCGCGGCAACCCGCGCCACCGCGTCCGGCTGTGCGCTCGCCACCCGCGAATTCCGCGCCGCCGCGGTCGGCCGCGTCGCGATCGGCCGCGCGAGCACCACCCGCGATCCGCGTGCCGCCACCGCGGCGGCACCGGCACACGGGCACGGCACCGGCGAGGGCGCCGCCCTCGACTGGGCGGGTCGCGGCGCCGCCGCGCGGGTCGCGCGGATCGTGACCGCCCGGCGCACCGAGACCATCGACCTGCTGGACCTCGGCCCCTTCCGGCTGCGCGGGTTCGACGACGCCGAGCGGCTGTTCCAGCTCGCCGCCGCCGGCCTGGAGCGCAGCTTCCCCCGCCCCCGCACGCCCTGCGCGCCCGCGCACAACCTGCCGGCCCCGGTCACCCCGTTCGTCGGGCGCCGGCCGGAGCTGGCCGAGCTGCGCGATCTGGTCGGCCGGCACCGGCTCGTCACCGTCGCCGGTGCGGGTGGCGCCGGCAAGACCCGGCTGGCGCACGTCGTCGCCGAGGAGCTGCTCACCGCGTACCCGGACGGGGTCTGGGTCGTGGATCTCGCCGGTGAGGGGCACGAGGCGGCGCTGGCCGCCGCGATGGGTGTCCGGCCCGAGCCGGCCCGGCCGGTGCTCGACACGATCATCGAGCGGTGCGGCGCCGGCCGCACGCTCGTCGTCCTCGAGACCTGTGAGGCCCGGCGTCCGGCCGCCATGGAGCTGGTGCAGCGCCTGCTCGCCGGCTGCCCGCGGCTGGACGTGCTGGCCACCTCGCGGGTGCCGCTCGGCGTGCCCGGCGAGCTGGTCTGGCGGATACCGCCGCTCACGCCGGCCGACGCCTTCACCCTGCTCACCGACCGGACCGACGCCGCGCGCGGCGGCCGGCCCGGCCAGCAGGACGAGGCCGCCGACCTGGCCCGGATCGCCTCGAAGCTGGACGGCGCGCCGCTGGCCATCGAGCTCGCCGCGGACCGGCTCCGGCTGCTCTCCCCGGCGCAGCTCGCCGCCCGCCTCGACGATCCGATCGCGGCGCTGGACGCCGGGCGGCTCGGCACCGGGCGGCACGCCAGCCTGACCGGCAACCTGGACTGGTCCTACCGCGGGCTCAGCGACGCCGCGGCCGGGCTGCTGCGGCGGCTGGCCGTCTTCGCCGGGCCGGTGGAGCTCGGCACCGTCGAGTGGTCCGGCGAGGACGCGTTCGGCGCGCTGTCCGAGCTGGCCGACCGCTCGCTTGTCGAGGTCGTCGCCGGACCCCGTTACCGGATGTCCGAGCAGGTCCGGGCGTACGCGACCCGCCGGCTCGTCGCGGCGGGGGAGGAGCACGCCGCGAGGGACCGGCACGCCGCCTGGTCGTTGCACACGCTGGAGAGCGTCGCCACCGACACCGACGGGCAGCCGCGGACCGTGTCGCTCACCGAGCTCGCGCCCTATGTCGGCGAGTGGCAGGCCGCGCTGCGCTGGTCCGCGACCGGCGGCAGCGTCCGGGCCGGGCTGCGGCTCGCCGGTGCCCTCGACCCCTGGTGGCGCGAGCACGGCGGGGCCCGGGCCGGCCGGGACCTGCTCTTCCGGCTGTACGGGCGCGCCGACGGTGAGCAGGTCGCCCCGGCCGAGCTGGCCTCCGCGTATCTCGTCCACGCCGGGCTCGCCGACGACCCGGAGGAGCGGGTCCGCTTCCTGAACCGGGCCGAGAAGCTCGCCCGCGAGGCCGACCAGCCCGCCCTGCTCCTGCGCGCGCTGGCCGGCCACCGGATCTCGCTGGTCGGCGCCGGGCGGCTGGCCGAGGCCGAGCGGGTGTGCCGCGAGGTCATCGCCGCGGCGGAGCGGACCGGCGTGCCGGGCGTTGCGCTGCCCTCGGTCGTGGCGCTCGCCGAGCTGCTCTGGCGGCGCGACGCGGTCGACGAGGCGGCCGAGCTGCTCGGCGGGGCCCGCCAGCTCGAGGCGGGGCGGCCGCAGGACCGCGGCAGCCGTACCGTCGACTGGCTTCTCGGCATGGTGGCCCTGCGCCGCGGTGACCTGGTCGCCGCGCACGACCACCTGGTCGTCGCGCTGCGATCGCGGTTGCGGCACGGATTCCGGGGCGCGGCCGCGGACGCCGTCGCGGCCATCGCGGTCCGCTGCGCGGTCGGCGGCGATCCCACCACCGCGACCGTCCTCTTCGGTGGCGCCGAGTCGGTGCGCGGCGCGCGGCGGGCCACCCAGTTCGGTGCCTTCTGGTCGGCGCAGCAGGCCGTCCTGCGGCGGGTGCTCGGCGACACCGCCTTCGACGTCGCCTACGCCGACGGCGCGGCGAACGGGTTCGGCCGGGCGGTCGCTATGGCCCTCGCCGTCGAACACCCCGACCTGGAGTACGGCTCGACCCGCTTCGCGCACGCACCTGGCTGA